The following is a genomic window from Fusobacterium perfoetens.
TTAAAAGATATAGAAACTACTAAAGAGTTTGAAAGATTTCTGTTTGATAGTCTTTTTGCCTTTGGAGAAAATGGAGTAGTTAATATAGGCTCTCTTTATAATAAATTTTATAAATATATGGAAAAAACTGTTGATATATTTGAAATCGGACTTATTAAAAATGGAAAATCTTTATATTCTCGTGATAGTAAAAAACTTTCAAAAAGAATGTCGCTATTTATCCCAGTAACAATGTTTTCAACTTTTGGAATTATAGCTTTAGTTGGTAATGATAATCCATTCTTTGTATTTCCTACATTTATAACTGCTATGATAACTTGTGTCATCATTGGAAAACTTGCTAGTAATACAAGAAAAAGAACAATCTATGGAAATGAAATCTTAGGAAAATGTCTAGGATTTAAAAGATTTTTAACTGTTACAGAGAAAGATAAATTAGAGATGCTTTTAAAAGAAAATCCAAGTTATTTCTATGATATTTTACCTTATACTATCGTTTTAGGAGTTAGTGATATTTGGGCTGATAAATTCAAAGAGTTAGTAACTGCACCACCTACTTGGTATCATTCTAATTCTTTAGGAAATGCTTTTGTTTATTCAAGTTTTATGTCAAATATGAATCGTTCTATGTCATCACTTAATCGTAGTATGCTTTCATCTCCAAAACCTGCATCTAACTTTGGAGGAGGTTCTTCTTCTAGTAGTGGAGGTTCATCAGGAGGAGGAGCATCTGGTGGTGGCGGAGGAAGTTGGTAGTTCAAATTATTTTTATAAAAAATTTTAATTGACACTTATCTGCCATAATATTTTCATATAATTAATTTGTTCATAAAACCTTTCCTTTTAAAATAAAAACATCGAGAAACTGTAATGAATAGTAGCATTACAGTTTCTTTTTTTACTTTGACAAATTTTCTAATAAATGATAAAATTTCATAAGACAGTTCGTTTGTACCATCCTGTCTATAAATAAAACTAGGGCTTTTTTTTTATTGTAAGAATTTAATTAAGTCCTTTTAAAAAGGAGAAAAAATATGAGAAACTTAGATGATTTAACACTACTTGGAAACCAAAAGGTAAAATATCCTGATAACTATTCACCAGATATTTTAGAAACATTTGATAACAAACACCCTGAAAATGATTATTTTGTAAAATTTAACTGCCCAGAATTTACAAGTCTATGCCCAATCACAGGTCAACCAGATTTTGCAAATATTGTTATCTCTTATGTGCCAAATATCAAAATGGTGGAAAGTAAATCTTTAAAACTATATCTATTTAGTTTTCGTAATCACGGAGATTTTCACGAAGATTGCATAAATATAATAATGAAAGATTTAATAAAACTAATGGATCCAAAATATATTGAAGTTTGGGGTAAATTTACTCCAAGAGGTGGAATATCTATCGATCCTTACTGTAACTACGGTAAAAAAGGGACTTGTTGGGAAGAAGTAGCCAAAAACCGTCTATTTAACCACGATATGTATCCTGAAAAAGTGGATAACAGATAAGAATTAAGAAAAAATATATTTAAAAAAATTTAGATTTCGTGTATAATAAAGGCATATTAATAAATATCAATTTAAGTTAAACAATAATACTATCTGAGGTGGTTCTATGGAAAATCAAATAAGAAAAAAAATTCAAAATTCCAAAAGAATAGTTATAAAAGTAGGTACATCTACTTTAACTTATGCTAACGGAAATCTAAATTTTTCATTAATGAATAAATTAGCTTGGATTATGTCTGATTTAATAAATCAAAGAAAAGAAGTTATCTTAGTTTCTTCTGGAGCTATTGGAGTTGGTTCT
Proteins encoded in this region:
- the queF gene encoding preQ(1) synthase codes for the protein MRNLDDLTLLGNQKVKYPDNYSPDILETFDNKHPENDYFVKFNCPEFTSLCPITGQPDFANIVISYVPNIKMVESKSLKLYLFSFRNHGDFHEDCINIIMKDLIKLMDPKYIEVWGKFTPRGGISIDPYCNYGKKGTCWEEVAKNRLFNHDMYPEKVDNR